GCTGACGACTCCCGATACTTCTGCTCCACTGCGAGCGAGTTCTAGAACGGTTGTACCGCCGAAACAGTAGCCAATGGCGGCGGTTTGTTTGGAGTTGGTGAGGCGATGTCGTTTGAGATAGGCTAAACCGGCTTGGGCGCGATCGCGCAATAATTGACGATTAGAACGATAATAGGTGGCCTGTTCCCTGGCTTCATCTGTAGTTTCTGGGCGAATCCCTAACCCGTAAATATCAGCAGCAAACGCTACATATCCCATTTCTGCCAGTTTTTCGGCTTGTTGTTTTTCAAACTCTCCTAAGCCTTTCCAAGCATGGATAATTAACACTCCCGGTCGTTGATTATTATTAGACCGGTCATAGGCTAGATACCCTTCTAGAACGGCATCGCCTTGTTGATATTCCACGACTTCTGTTTGAATATCTGTTACCATCGGACTTTGCGCTTGTCCTAAAGTAATGCCTCCTAAAAGCAAGGCACTGGTACACACTAAGGCCAGCAAGAGGGCGTAGAGTTGTTTTCGTAGTTTGTTCATAGGGGAACTTGTTTTAAAGGGAGGCTGCTTTATTTTAGACAGGAAATGCCAAAACACAAGCGATCGCCTATAATCCCTCATTGAAAAGAGCTATTGTCTAGCGCTAGGCAATAGCTTGCATTACTTAGAGTTTGAGGCTTCAAGCTGTACTTCCTAGACGAGAGAATCGCTAACGATCTACTCATTTGCTTGAAAAAGGTTAGTGAACACCTATAGAGTCCTAGTTACCTTTAGAGGACTCATAGGGTGAATGGGTATTGATAAACCCCCTAATT
This genomic stretch from Roseofilum reptotaenium CS-1145 harbors:
- a CDS encoding dienelactone hydrolase family protein — its product is MNKLRKQLYALLLALVCTSALLLGGITLGQAQSPMVTDIQTEVVEYQQGDAVLEGYLAYDRSNNNQRPGVLIIHAWKGLGEFEKQQAEKLAEMGYVAFAADIYGLGIRPETTDEAREQATYYRSNRQLLRDRAQAGLAYLKRHRLTNSKQTAAIGYCFGGTTVLELARSGAEVSGVVSFHGGLDTPNPEDAKQIQAKVLVLHGADDPAVPPEEVAAFQEEMRQAGVDWQLIAYGGTVHSFTNPKAGNDPSKGSAYNPDSARRSFVAMKLFFDELFE